The genomic window CCAGCCTCTTTCGGCTCTGGTACCGCACCTGGAAATGGCAGACAGCCATCAGAAAGAAACCGGTCCTATCCAAAGCTTTATCAAacatagaaagaaagaaacaaaaaaaaaacctcagcAGCATATAGGAAGAAAAATGATATGCACTCTGTTCTTCAAAGCTTGTTTCAGTCTAGTCAATATTCTGAGAGTAACACggaatcaaaattttaaatagaTAGTTTCCACAACACAGCAGTTTCAAGAAAAAACAGGTTTCATGTAGGCAATTTAGGGTCATCTGTTCTTTAAGCgtcttttatgttttttggCAGAAAACAAAATGTTTGTAATTCATTTGAAACAACATGATATCTGTATGAAATTTTATTTAGCCAGCCTTTGATAGAATCTTTTGATTACATGCTATTTTGTTGGTTCAGTCGAGTTGGAACTGAAAAGGTTGAAAATCACTGCTTGAAGAAACATGCAATTGAAAACAGTCTACCTTCTTTCCAAAGTTCCGatctttccttttctctctaTATTTGATCAGTTGTGTTTCTCGCAGTGTTATGGCCGGGGCGAGCCGTTTCACATACGTGTCATTACCACTGCCGCTTCCACTCCCATTGCCACCTCCAGGCCCATTTTTGTCAATGGCACCATTAGCAATCTCCGTATTTGTCCGTTCAGCATTTGCAGCAGCCATACTTGCGGCAGCGGTACTTCTGTTCTGTCCGTTGGTTCCATTGTTACTGCCTGAGTTGCTTCCGTTCACACCATAGTTAGCAGCTTGACCTTCAAGTGGAAGATCAAATACATTGGATGAACCACATTGTGGGGCTCCTGACCCACCATTTTCACGTGACACATCAAAATGGACATAATGAAGGATTGGACGAGGGTGTTGCACGAGATTGCTCTGTACTTCGCCCGGGTGAGCATTCTTCGCTGCATTGTTGGCCACTTCATCAGCCTTCGCTTTTCTTGTTGCATTAGCTGGCAACGTCCAGTGCTGCACAGGATGAAATGCTGAGGTGTGTGCATTAGCCTTGATAGCTGAGGGTGACATCACTCTCTCCTTATTTGTAGCGGGCTTTGTCACAACGTTCTTTGTGGTGGAACCCATGTCATTATTATTACTACTGCCGTTGGAGCCTTGTTTTATTGGAGCAGCATCAGAATTTGACTTCATGTTGTAAGTAGAATCCGTTTTCATAGCCTCCGAGCTGTTATCATGCAGTGAACAGCTCCCCACAAATCCTGTCCCACCTTGATTAGAAGCCGCAGATGTATGGTACCTTGCAACAAAAGTAACAGTTAGTACGCAACGTACTGTTGCTTtcagggtttagggtttagggtttagggtttagggtttagggtttagggtttagggtttagggtttagggtttagggtttagggtttagggttttagggtttagggtttagggtttagggtttagggtttagggtttagggtttagggtttagggtttagggtttagggtttagggtttagggtttagggtttagggtttagggtttagggtttagggtttagggtttagggtttagggttt from Phragmites australis chromosome 14, lpPhrAust1.1, whole genome shotgun sequence includes these protein-coding regions:
- the LOC133891131 gene encoding two-component response regulator-like PRR37 — its product is MKTDSTYNMKSNSDAAPIKQGSNGSSNNNDMGSTTKNVVTKPATNKERVMSPSAIKANAHTSAFHPVQHWTLPANATRKAKADEVANNAAKNAHPGEVQSNLVQHPRPILHYVHFDVSRENGGSGAPQCGSSNVFDLPLEGQAANYGVNGSNSGSNNGTNGQNRSTAAASMAAANAERTNTEIANGAIDKNGPGGGNGSGSGSGNDTYVKRLAPAITLRETQLIKYREKRKDRNFGKKVRYQSRKRLAEKRPRVRGQFVKQAVQDQGGREGAADR